The proteins below come from a single Zea mays cultivar B73 chromosome 8, Zm-B73-REFERENCE-NAM-5.0, whole genome shotgun sequence genomic window:
- the LOC103635294 gene encoding LEAF RUST 10 DISEASE-RESISTANCEUS RECEPTOR-LIKE PROTEIN KINASE-like 1.2, with the protein MGVACEGGRATLRLGADNYTVLAIDYSNHTVTVAGAASGDDHCPRVARNVTVPPGTWLSLSDTANEDLVFWFDCVFTAETPPPRADVPPPISCSGFRSPSGATSFVVVARPGVDEWEWPRACKKPVVVPVLKDQLLNPDADYLSRLNGDGYGQLLKLGFQLTWDPSAGPCYFCENSGGQCSYNQVGEFIGCLCSDGRVRSTDCGSKKNKKAIAIGTSIAAGVLSLLLVVMACLYIRKRRQYKVTSSSRLLKPTASGGTPRSRGSTDMESGSVRSLQTHHFTYEELEEATDSFSGTMEIGDGGFGTVYKGHLRDGRVVAVKRLYNNSWRRVEQFLNEAAILSRLRHPNLVPFYGCTSSRSRELLLVYEFVPNGTVADHLHGHRAAERALTWPLRLSVAVEAAAALAYLHAVEPPIVHRDVKTSNILLDASFHVKVADFGLSRLFPLDVTHVSTAPQGTPGYVDPEYHQCYQLTDRSDVYSFGVVLVELISSKPAVDMTRDRSEINLAGMAINKIQQRQLEQLVDLDLGYGSDEATKKAMTVVAELAFRCLQQNGEMRPAIKEVFDALRSIRDDGFGKKGAALIAPRSPDTVHAPWDSISTTPSVSQ; encoded by the exons ATGGGGGTGGCCTGCGAGGGCGGCCGCGCAACACTGAGGCTCGGGGCCGACAACTACACCGTGCTGGCCATCGACTACAGCAACCACACCGTGACGGTGGCCGGCGCGGCGAGCGGGGACGACCACTGCCCGAGGGTGGCGCGCAACGTCACCGTGCCGCCGGGGACGTGGCTCAGCCTGTCGGACACCGCCAACGAGGACCTCGTCTTCTGGTTCGACTGCGTCTTCACAGCGGAGACCCCTCCGCCGCGGGCGGACGTCCCGCCCCCGATCAGTTGCAGCGGCTTCCGGAGTCCGAGCGGGGCGACGTCTTTCGTGGTGGTGGCGCGGCCGGGCGTGGACGAGTGGGAGTGGCCGCGGGCGTGCAAGAAGCCGGTCGTCGTGCCGGTGCTCAAGGACCAGCTCCTGAACCCTGATGCGGACTACCTCTCGCGTCTCAACGGCGACGGGTACGGGCAGCTGCTGAAGCTGGGTTTCCAGCTGACGTGGGACCCCAGCGCCGGGCCCTGCTACTTCTGCGAGAACTCCGGCGGGCAGTGCAGCTACAACCAGGTCGGAGAGTTCATCGGCTGCCTGTGCTCCGACGGCCGCGTGCGCAGCACAGACTGCG GATCGAAGAAGAACAAAAAAGCGATTGCAATAG GGACCTCCATAGCTGCCGGCGTTCTGTCCTTGCTTCTTGTGGTCATGGCGTGCTTGTACATCCGCAAGAGAAGGCAGTACAAGGTGACCTCGTCCTCGAGGCTCCTCAAGCCCACTGCCTCCGGCGGGACGCCGCGTTCCAGAGGTAGCACTGACATGGAGTCCGGCAGCGTCCGCAGCCTGCAGACGCACCACTTCACATACGAGGAGCTGGAGGAGGCAACTGACAGCTTCAGCGGCACAATGGAGATCGGCGATGGCGGCTtcggcaccgtgtacaaag GGCACCTCCGAGACGGGCGCGTGGTGGCCGTCAAGCGCCTGTACAACAACAGCTGGCGGCGCGTGGAGCAGTTTCTGAACGAGGCGGCCATCCTGTCCCGCCTGCGCCACCCGAACCTGGTGCCGTTCTACGGCTGCACCTCCAGCCGCAGCCGCGAGCTCCTGCTGGTGTACGAGTTCGTGCCCAACGGCACGGTTGCGGACCACCTGCACGGCCACCGCGCGGCGGAGCGCGCGCTCACCTGGCCCCTCCGCCTCAGCGTCGCCGTCGAGGCGGCCGCGGCGCTCGCGTACCTGCACGCCGTCGAGCCGCCCATCGTGCACCGCGACGTCAAGACCAGCAACATCCTCCTCGACGCCAGCTTCCACGTCAAGGTCGCCGACTTCGGACTGTCCCGCCTCTTCCCGCTCGACGTCACGCACGTCTCCACCGCCCCGCAGGGCACCCCGGG GTACGTGGATCCAGAGTACCACCAGTGCTACCAGCTGACGGACAGGAGCGACGTGTACAGCTTCGGCGTCGTGCTCGTGGAGCTCATCTCGTCCAAGCCCGCCGTGGACATGACCCGCGACCGCAGCGAGATCAACCTGGCCGGCATGGCCATCAACAAGATCCAGCAGCGCCAGCTGGAGCAATTGGTGGACCTCGACCTCGGGTACGGCTCCGACGAGGCGACGAAGAAGGCCATGACGGTGGTCGCCGAGCTGGCGTTCCGGTGCCTGCAGCAGAACGGCGAGATGCGGCCGGCGATCAAGGAGGTGTTCGACGCCCTCAGGAGCATCCGGGATGACGGGTTCGGGAAGAAGGGAGCCGCGCTCATCGCGCCGCGCTCGCCCGACACCGTGCACGCTCCGTGGGATAGCATCAGTACAACCCCTAGTGTTAGCCAATGA